From Nerophis ophidion isolate RoL-2023_Sa linkage group LG15, RoL_Noph_v1.0, whole genome shotgun sequence, one genomic window encodes:
- the LOC133569900 gene encoding keratin-associated protein 21-1-like, producing the protein MAKRQVGSQRISPKPKETLGNESPPLGGDGFISEGFDYGYGFDYDYGFDYGYDCGYGFDYGYDCGYGFDYGYDYGYGFDYDYDCGYDYGYGYDCGYGFDYDYGFDYGYDYGYDCFDYGFDCGYDCGYDCGYDYGCDCGYDYGYDFDYG; encoded by the exons ATGGCCAAGCGCCAAGTCGGTAGTCAGCGTATTTCACCGAAACCGAAAGAAACTCTGGGGAATGAATCGCCGCCTTTAGGAGGTGACGGTTTTATTTCAGAGG GCTTTGACTATGGCTATGGCTTTGACTATGACTATGGCTTTGACTATGGCTATGACTGTGGCTATGGCTTTGACTATGGCTATGACTGTGGCTATGGCTTTGACTATGGCTATGACTATGGCTATGGCTTTGACTATGACTATGACTGTGGCTATGACTATGGCTATGGCTATGACTGTGGCTATGGCTTTGACTATGACTATGGCTTTGACTATGGCTATGACTATGGCTATGACT GCTTTGACTATGGCTTTGACTGTGGCTATGACTGTGGCTATGACTGTGGCTATGACTATGGCTGTGACTGTGGCTATGACTATGGCTATGACTTTGACTATGGCTAA
- the rnf152 gene encoding E3 ubiquitin-protein ligase rnf152 yields the protein MDRGAAMETLSQDSTLECQICFNYFSPRRRPKLLDCRHTCCSVCLTQMRSSHKEIRCPWCRGVTKLPPGLSVSHLPDDPDVVTVFAIPHASEHTPVFIRLPSRGCYMLPLPLAEERALGCRLLAGGHQKGLTVLTVPEEDALGVDVGLEGVSLDGGEGDRRANGPAAAGGGKGSTWSGVCTVILVACVLLFLLGIVLHNMSCISKRFTVISCG from the coding sequence ATGGACCGGGGAGCTGCCATGGAGACTCTGTCCCAAGATTCCACGCTGGAATGCCAGATCTGCTTCAACTACTTCAGCCCGCGGCGGCGTCCAAAGCTGCTGGACTGCCGCCACACGTGTTGCTCCGTCTGCTTGACGCAGATGCGCAGCAGCCACAAGGAGATCCGCTGCCCGTGGTGCCGCGGCGTGACCAAACTCCCGCCGGGCCTCTCCGTCTCCCACCTGCCCGACGACCCCGACGTGGTCACCGTCTTCGCCATCCCCCACGCCTCCGAGCACACGCCCGTCTTCATCCGCCTGCCCAGCCGCGGCTGCTATATGCTGCCGCTGCCCCTCGCCGAGGAGAGGGCGCTGGGTTGCCGCTTACTGGCGGGCGGGCACCAGAAGGGCCTGACCGTGCTGACTGTGCCGGAGGAGGACGCTCTGGGAGTGGACGTGGGTCTGGAGGGGGTGAGCCTGGACGGCGGCGAAGGAGATCGTCGGGCAAACGGGCCTGCCGCCGCCGGCGGCGGGAAGGGGTCCACGTGGTCAGGCGTGTGCACGGTGATCCTGGTGGCGTGCGTGCTGCTCTTCCTGCTGGGCATCGTGCTGCACAACATGTCCTGCATCTCCAAGCGCTTCACCGTCATCTCCTGCGGGTGA